The following are from one region of the Streptomyces rubrogriseus genome:
- a CDS encoding ABC transporter ATP-binding protein: MTGNATARPPGADPPAEISGLSLGPVQGGPPVLHDARLTVARGQVLGVVGRSGSGKSSLAYSLLGHVRPGLEVRSGTVRVAGLDPFDRADARRLRGRVVSFLGQDPASALNPALRIGTQIGEAVRLRSPARRAHEVRARVEELLLSVRLPADRAFRRRLPSQVSGGQAQRVALAVALAGRPALLVLDEPTSGLDTVLADRMRGLLAEVLSGGDRAALLVSHDPAWIASVAHEVVRLEGGRIAGAGKPGAPVPAPRSSTGFPTAGGPGPGGAPSTGPREAPSTGPREAPCTGSRGAPRTGSGGELSVRGLDAAHGRVSVLHGISLTVPAGSCTAVVGPSGSGKTTLARCLAGLHRPARGSVEWREDGPEGGHGAPVQLVAQDARGALNPRESVRAALMRPLRRRHCAADAAREAVRLLGLVSLDADVLARRPGELSGGQRQRVALARTLAAQPRVLVCDEITSALDRETASGILALLGSLRRTLGVTVVMVTHDLTAAAHHAERVVVLDAGRVAEAGPVDRVLTAPEYPVTRALLTHADGVVLAEPDQRR; the protein is encoded by the coding sequence ATGACCGGGAACGCGACCGCGCGTCCGCCGGGGGCGGACCCGCCGGCCGAGATCAGCGGGCTGTCCCTCGGACCGGTGCAGGGCGGACCGCCCGTCCTGCACGACGCCCGCCTCACGGTGGCGCGCGGACAGGTGCTGGGGGTGGTCGGCAGGTCCGGATCGGGCAAGAGCAGCCTGGCGTACAGCCTGCTCGGGCATGTCCGACCCGGCCTGGAGGTGCGTTCCGGAACCGTCCGCGTGGCCGGCCTCGACCCGTTCGACCGCGCGGACGCCCGCCGGCTGCGGGGCCGCGTGGTGTCGTTCCTGGGGCAGGACCCCGCTTCCGCGCTCAACCCCGCCCTCCGGATCGGCACGCAGATCGGCGAAGCGGTCCGACTGCGCTCGCCCGCCAGGCGTGCGCACGAGGTCCGTGCGCGGGTCGAGGAACTGCTGCTGTCCGTGCGGCTGCCGGCCGACCGGGCCTTCCGGCGGCGGCTGCCCAGTCAGGTGTCGGGAGGGCAGGCGCAACGGGTCGCCCTCGCCGTCGCCCTGGCCGGTAGGCCCGCCCTGCTGGTCCTCGACGAGCCCACCAGCGGTCTGGACACGGTGCTGGCGGACCGGATGCGTGGCCTGCTGGCCGAGGTCCTGTCCGGCGGGGACCGCGCCGCGTTGCTGGTCAGCCACGACCCGGCGTGGATCGCGTCCGTGGCGCACGAAGTCGTCCGCCTGGAGGGAGGCCGGATCGCCGGTGCCGGGAAGCCCGGCGCGCCGGTGCCCGCCCCGCGGTCGTCCACAGGCTTCCCGACCGCCGGCGGCCCCGGCCCGGGCGGCGCGCCGAGTACCGGCCCCCGTGAAGCGCCGAGTACCGGCCCCCGTGAAGCGCCGTGCACCGGCTCACGTGGCGCGCCGCGTACCGGCTCCGGCGGCGAGCTGTCCGTGCGCGGGCTGGACGCGGCCCACGGGCGTGTGTCCGTGCTGCACGGCATCTCCCTCACCGTCCCGGCAGGTTCCTGCACCGCCGTCGTGGGTCCCTCGGGCTCCGGCAAGACCACCCTCGCCCGGTGCCTCGCGGGGCTGCACCGGCCCGCGCGGGGGAGCGTCGAGTGGCGGGAGGACGGTCCGGAGGGAGGCCACGGCGCCCCGGTGCAACTCGTCGCCCAGGACGCGCGCGGCGCCCTCAATCCACGGGAGTCCGTTCGCGCCGCGCTCATGCGGCCCCTCCGGCGGCGCCATTGCGCCGCCGACGCCGCCCGCGAAGCCGTACGGCTGCTCGGCCTGGTCTCGCTGGACGCCGACGTGCTGGCCCGCCGGCCGGGGGAGCTGTCGGGAGGCCAGCGTCAACGCGTCGCGCTGGCCCGGACGTTGGCCGCGCAGCCGCGTGTCCTGGTCTGTGACGAGATCACCTCCGCGCTGGACCGGGAGACGGCGAGCGGGATCCTGGCCCTGCTGGGCTCGCTGCGCCGGACGCTGGGAGTGACGGTAGTGATGGTGACGCACGACCTGACGGCCGCCGCCCACCACGCGGAGCGGGTCGTCGTCCTGGACGCGGGCCGGGTGGCCGAGGCCGGGCCCGTGGACCGGGTGCTCACCGCCCCCGAGTACCCCGTCACCAGGGCACTGCTCACCCATGCGGACGGCGTCGTCCTCGCCGAACCGGATCAGCGGCGGTGA
- a CDS encoding ABC transporter permease: protein MTTVLTPPRRRARTARTAGRRRPPLLTGTLTLLVLLLALLGPLIAPHSPTAQLAAPFQQPDGRFLLGTDVLGRDVASRVLGGGRTIVLTALAGTAAAGAVGMTAGVLAAMVSRRLGDLTVRCVDALAVLPALLVVLVLAAGFPGSDTALVTAVALATAPFSTRVLRAAADTVLHSGYVEAALARGDTRRAVLRHDVLPNIAGPALMDTALRLVASLHLTATAGFLGLGRGGAAPDWGRMVSENVPGATLAAAPFLAPALLLVLLSVCVGLLAGRLADTVGKGAA from the coding sequence ATGACGACGGTACTGACACCACCGCGGAGGCGGGCACGCACGGCCCGCACCGCAGGACGCCGGCGACCGCCGCTGCTTACCGGGACCCTCACGCTGCTCGTACTCCTCCTCGCCCTCCTGGGTCCGCTGATCGCGCCGCACAGCCCCACCGCGCAGCTCGCCGCACCCTTCCAGCAGCCGGACGGCCGGTTCCTCCTCGGCACCGACGTGCTGGGCAGGGACGTGGCGAGCCGGGTGCTCGGCGGCGGCCGGACCATCGTCCTCACCGCGCTGGCGGGAACGGCGGCGGCCGGCGCCGTCGGGATGACCGCCGGCGTCCTGGCCGCCATGGTCTCCCGTCGGCTGGGCGACCTGACGGTCCGCTGCGTGGACGCCCTCGCCGTGCTCCCCGCCCTCCTGGTCGTCCTCGTGCTGGCCGCCGGTTTCCCCGGCAGCGACACCGCCCTCGTGACAGCCGTCGCCCTGGCCACCGCCCCCTTCTCCACCCGGGTGCTGCGAGCCGCGGCGGACACGGTGCTGCACAGCGGGTACGTCGAGGCGGCCCTGGCCCGGGGCGACACCCGCAGGGCCGTGCTGCGCCACGACGTGCTGCCCAACATCGCCGGACCGGCCCTCATGGACACCGCGCTGCGCCTGGTCGCCTCCCTGCACCTCACCGCCACCGCGGGCTTCCTCGGCCTGGGACGGGGAGGAGCGGCGCCCGACTGGGGACGCATGGTGAGCGAGAACGTCCCCGGGGCGACACTGGCCGCCGCGCCCTTCCTCGCGCCCGCCCTGCTGCTCGTACTGCTCTCCGTCTGCGTCGGTCTGCTCGCCGGACGACTGGCGGACACGGTGGGGAAGGGAGCCGCATGA
- a CDS encoding (2,3-dihydroxybenzoyl)adenylate synthase: MSETQRTWSEAESAHYRAAGHWQGVTFAARLRESAAVHGAHVALVDGDRRWTYAELDAEADRVARGLRGLGIGRGDRVVVQLPNCAEFVLVWFGLQRVGAVPVHAMPGHRRLEIGHLVRVAGAVACVVPDRHARFDHRELMREVRAEQGPGGSLRHVVVVGDPGTGEGFVPFEALRTDTPSASGPGSGPASGVASGEGAADAADVALLLLSGGTTGLPKLIPRTHDDYAYNARACAEVCALDARTVYLAVLPLGFNFAFACPGVLGTLMAGGTVVVAPDPSPQTAFALVEREGVTLTSLTPPLVPHWTDEAASGSWDLGSLSVVQVGGARLPEDHARRLGPALGVTVQQVFGMAEGLINLTRLDDPEDLVCATQGRPVSPDDEVLVVDADGRPVPDGTEGELLTRGPYTLRGYYRAEEHNRTAFTPDGYYRSGDVVRRLPSGHLVVVGRLKDQINRGGEKVAAVEVEEQLLTHPAITAAALVGVPDERWGERSVAFVVCAGAAPGVRAVAAHLKERGLAGYKAPDEVVRVPRLPLTAVGKVDKAALARQLPRP, from the coding sequence GTGAGCGAGACTCAACGGACCTGGTCCGAAGCCGAATCGGCGCACTACCGTGCCGCCGGGCACTGGCAGGGGGTGACGTTCGCCGCCCGGCTGCGGGAGAGTGCGGCGGTCCACGGAGCGCATGTCGCCCTGGTCGACGGTGACCGGCGGTGGACCTACGCGGAGCTGGACGCCGAGGCCGACCGCGTCGCCCGCGGGCTGAGGGGACTCGGGATCGGGCGGGGTGACCGCGTGGTGGTCCAGCTCCCCAACTGCGCGGAGTTCGTGCTCGTGTGGTTCGGGCTGCAGCGCGTCGGTGCCGTTCCGGTGCACGCCATGCCGGGCCACCGGCGCCTGGAGATCGGCCACCTGGTGCGCGTGGCGGGCGCCGTGGCCTGCGTGGTGCCGGACCGGCACGCCCGCTTCGACCACCGCGAACTGATGCGCGAGGTACGGGCGGAGCAAGGGCCGGGCGGCTCGCTGCGGCACGTCGTGGTGGTCGGAGATCCCGGGACCGGCGAAGGCTTCGTCCCCTTCGAGGCGCTGCGGACGGACACACCGTCCGCGTCGGGCCCCGGGTCCGGCCCCGCATCCGGTGTCGCATCCGGCGAGGGCGCTGCGGACGCCGCCGATGTCGCCCTCCTGCTGCTGTCCGGCGGCACCACGGGACTTCCCAAGCTCATCCCGCGCACCCACGACGACTACGCCTACAACGCGCGTGCCTGCGCGGAGGTCTGCGCACTCGACGCGCGCACCGTGTACCTCGCGGTGTTGCCCCTCGGGTTCAACTTCGCCTTCGCCTGCCCCGGTGTGCTGGGCACCCTCATGGCCGGGGGAACCGTCGTCGTCGCGCCCGACCCCAGCCCGCAGACGGCGTTCGCCCTCGTCGAGCGGGAGGGCGTGACCCTGACCTCGCTGACGCCCCCGCTCGTCCCCCACTGGACGGACGAGGCCGCGTCCGGCTCCTGGGACCTCGGCAGCCTCTCGGTGGTGCAGGTCGGCGGGGCGCGGCTGCCCGAGGACCACGCCCGCAGGCTCGGACCGGCGCTCGGGGTGACCGTGCAACAGGTCTTCGGCATGGCGGAGGGCCTGATCAACCTCACCCGCCTCGACGACCCCGAGGACCTGGTCTGCGCCACCCAGGGCCGGCCGGTCTCGCCGGACGACGAGGTGCTCGTGGTGGACGCCGACGGCAGGCCCGTGCCGGACGGTACGGAGGGTGAGCTGCTCACCCGCGGTCCGTACACGTTGCGTGGCTACTACCGCGCCGAGGAGCACAACCGCACCGCGTTCACGCCGGACGGCTACTACCGCTCCGGAGACGTGGTGCGGCGTCTGCCGTCCGGTCACCTCGTGGTCGTGGGGCGGCTCAAGGACCAGATCAACCGCGGTGGCGAGAAGGTCGCCGCGGTGGAGGTGGAGGAGCAACTGCTGACGCATCCCGCGATCACGGCGGCGGCGCTGGTCGGAGTGCCGGACGAGCGGTGGGGTGAGCGGTCGGTCGCCTTCGTCGTCTGTGCGGGCGCGGCTCCCGGCGTCCGGGCGGTCGCCGCCCATCTGAAGGAGCGCGGGCTGGCCGGGTACAAGGCTCCGGACGAGGTGGTGCGGGTTCCCCGGCTTCCGCTCACCGCGGTCGGCAAGGTCGACAAGGCGGCACTGGCACGGCAGTTGCCCCGGCCGTGA
- a CDS encoding non-ribosomal peptide synthetase, whose amino-acid sequence MSDEAVVQARTAEGDVGSRARHAPAAVREAVAGVLEIAPEELEDDRDLFELGLDSLALMSLVGTWRREGSTVTFQDLTSRPTLRDWTTLLARAANDDTATTVPPGPPAPVAGADPDTDSFPLATMQHAYWIGRQDGQPLGGVAAHFYVELDGHGVDPARLDTALRSLVLRHGMLRAVFDEDGRQRFGAAGAPLTVHDLRELAPVESESELERLRERNTHTRPDIGAGDVFRAALCLLPDGRTRLQIDLDMMAGDALSLRVLLSDLRRFYECPDEPPRELGLDYRRYLAEHDSRRRTERERDAAWWRERLPDLPRAPRLPTTVDPLTPVTADDGTLTHSRRLHHWLGPADKAALLGAARRHAVTPAAALATAFAEVIAAWSDSRRFLLNLPLFDREMFAPEVAGLVGDFSSSVLLDADLSAPLPFSRQARGLQERLQAGISHGAYGGVEVLRDLARAEGAPVLAPVVYTSAIGLGEIFEQDVQKSFGHPSWIISQGPQVYLDAQVTELDGGLLLNWDVRDGVFEAGVPDAAFDAYRRLVTRLVTDPDAWDRPVDGLLDPDVLPRRAVAALPAAPVADRALHTRFFRLAETGPGRTAVVRTTGDTLTYGELAHAARRIAALLHAHGVREGDTVAVTLPKGDDQITAVLGVLAAGAAYAPVGVEQPAVRRRRIHAVAGASAVLTDRDHAHLCEEVSPAPVVLVEDASALPPAPVVRPDPGLAAYVLFTSGSTGRPKAVEVSHRAVVNTIEAMEAQLGLGPADRTLAISALDFDLATWDVFTPLSLGGQVVAVGQEHRRDAHHWARLVRTHGVTLVQCVPALLDLLMAAGEDDGLGDSLRMVLLGGDWIGLDQPRRLRALVPGCRFVALGGMTEAAVHSTVFEVEETDPAWKSVPYGVPLRNMRARVVDGRGRDCPDLVPGELWIGGPGVANGYRADPERTAERFVDHDGERWYRSGDLARYRPDGVLEFLGRADHQVKIGGHRIELGEVESALEDDPAVLHAVATVLDTPVRHLAAAVSAPAGAPHPDEIRLRAAERLPAHMVPERVLVLRDLPLTANGKLDRTAVRQALTETADRPGPATSAPAGPVETAVAAEWVDLLGVAEVGRESGFFLLGGDSLVATRMIGRLRAAGFPGARVADLFARPVLRHFCETLRPATTTDEGPAAGTSPVLVPDPDHAHEPFPLTDVQAAYHTGRDARFTLGGVGTWHYTEFDGTDVDLDRLERAWNILVRRHGMLRAVVEDGHQRVLPDVPPVRIPVHDARAGGAAEALAGLRARLSQQVRDPARWPLFAIEAVRHRADEDAEERGGETRTRIGIGLDYLVLDALSITTLYAELNALYADPEHRLPPVDVSFRDYLTRLPADPESTARARAHWQARLPELPPPPALPFDRDPATLDAPVFTRRRLSLPAGDWQAVKREAARHGLTPSTVLLALYAEVLAAWSGTDAVTVTLTLFNRRDVHPHIHRVLGDFTSLSLAGYRREGADWPAAAAQLQRRQAEDLDHADVPIDWLLREFGRRTGTVDAAAPVVFTSAIGVGDATLAGPGTGLPPKVWGISQSPQVCLDNQVTEESGNLVVTWDAVEEPFAEGVLDAMFSAYERLLRHLVDGDWQAPLPDLVPAAQYERREAAAREAALEPVPPRPLHQMFFTHAAATPDRTALVTTAGQEVTYGALAAQALRTAAALADAGVRPGDLVAVTLPKGTKQVAAVLGTLAAGAAYVPLSLRQPAARLERVRATAGFDVVLGAWPATDGTGPRTLSPADTQGGEPLSTPVGTAPDALAYVIFTSGSTGEPKGVEITHAAAWNTVADINARHGIRGDDRVFALSALDFDLSVYDVFGLLAAGGSLLLPTEDQRREPARWPDLLDRYGVTVWNTVPALLDLLLDADGQEGREGRRIAGLRTALVSGDWIGLDLPARLRARTGRSCAFVAMGGATEAAIWSNTLTVTEPDPRWVSIPYGRPLTGQHYRVVDRDGRNCPDWAPGELWIGGAGLARGYLADPARTAEKFVERDGRRWYRTGDLGRFRDDGLLEFLGRLDSQLKIAGHRIEAGEVEAALEAHPAVARAAALAVGERTARRLVAFAVPHEPPPATDTGTVENPGLTEDLLALLAERVPVYAVPSRILVLPALPLTANGKVDRAALTALAGPEAVSAVAEPPRGETETALAALWHACLPHGSPDRNANFFTVGGDSLTALRLLTAIERRFGATVPARRFFAAPTIAALAADITRTLAAHGTAYETGEL is encoded by the coding sequence GTGAGCGATGAAGCAGTCGTCCAGGCGCGGACAGCGGAAGGAGACGTCGGCAGCCGCGCCCGCCACGCACCCGCCGCGGTGCGGGAAGCCGTGGCGGGCGTGCTGGAGATCGCACCGGAGGAGCTGGAGGACGACCGAGACCTCTTCGAACTCGGCCTCGACTCGCTGGCCTTGATGTCCCTGGTCGGTACCTGGCGGCGCGAGGGCAGCACGGTCACCTTCCAGGACCTCACGAGCAGGCCGACCCTGCGGGACTGGACGACCCTGCTCGCGCGGGCCGCGAACGACGACACGGCCACCACCGTCCCGCCCGGGCCGCCCGCGCCGGTGGCCGGTGCGGATCCGGACACGGACTCCTTCCCGCTGGCCACGATGCAGCACGCCTACTGGATCGGCCGCCAGGACGGACAGCCCCTCGGCGGCGTCGCCGCGCACTTCTACGTCGAACTCGACGGCCACGGCGTCGACCCGGCCCGGCTGGACACCGCCCTGCGGTCGCTCGTGCTGCGGCACGGCATGCTCAGGGCCGTCTTCGACGAGGACGGCCGTCAGCGCTTCGGTGCCGCCGGGGCGCCGCTCACCGTCCACGACCTGCGGGAACTCGCCCCCGTCGAGTCCGAGTCCGAGCTGGAACGGCTGCGCGAGCGCAACACCCACACCCGCCCGGACATCGGCGCCGGTGACGTCTTCCGCGCGGCCCTGTGCCTGCTCCCCGACGGCAGGACCCGCCTCCAGATCGACCTGGACATGATGGCCGGTGACGCGCTGAGCCTGCGGGTCCTCCTGTCCGACCTGCGCCGCTTCTACGAGTGTCCGGACGAACCGCCGCGCGAACTCGGGCTCGACTACCGGCGCTACCTCGCGGAGCACGACTCCCGGCGACGGACCGAGCGAGAGCGGGACGCCGCCTGGTGGCGCGAGCGCCTGCCGGATCTGCCGCGGGCCCCGCGGCTGCCGACGACCGTCGACCCGCTGACCCCGGTCACCGCGGACGACGGCACGCTGACCCACTCCCGCCGCCTGCACCACTGGCTCGGCCCCGCCGACAAGGCCGCCCTCCTCGGCGCCGCCCGTCGGCACGCAGTCACCCCCGCCGCCGCCCTCGCCACCGCCTTCGCCGAGGTGATCGCCGCCTGGAGCGACAGCCGGCGCTTCCTGCTCAACTTGCCGCTGTTCGACCGGGAGATGTTCGCACCCGAAGTCGCCGGACTCGTCGGCGACTTCAGCAGCTCGGTCCTGCTCGACGCGGACCTGAGCGCGCCCCTTCCCTTCTCCCGGCAGGCCCGCGGCCTCCAGGAGCGGTTGCAGGCCGGAATCTCCCACGGCGCGTACGGCGGTGTCGAGGTGCTGCGCGACCTCGCCCGCGCCGAGGGAGCACCGGTACTGGCCCCCGTCGTGTACACGAGCGCCATCGGTCTCGGGGAGATCTTCGAGCAGGACGTCCAGAAGTCCTTCGGCCACCCCTCCTGGATCATCTCGCAGGGCCCGCAGGTGTATCTGGACGCCCAGGTCACCGAACTCGACGGCGGTCTCCTCCTTAACTGGGACGTGCGGGACGGCGTGTTCGAGGCCGGTGTGCCCGACGCCGCGTTCGATGCCTACCGCCGCCTCGTCACCCGTCTGGTGACCGACCCCGACGCCTGGGACCGGCCCGTGGACGGCCTGCTCGACCCCGACGTGCTGCCCCGGCGCGCGGTGGCCGCCCTGCCCGCCGCGCCCGTCGCGGACCGCGCCCTGCACACCCGCTTCTTCCGGCTGGCCGAGACCGGGCCGGGCCGCACCGCGGTGGTCCGCACGACCGGCGACACCCTCACCTACGGCGAACTCGCCCACGCCGCCCGGCGGATCGCCGCGCTGCTGCACGCCCACGGCGTGCGGGAGGGCGACACCGTCGCCGTCACCCTGCCCAAGGGCGACGACCAGATCACCGCGGTCCTCGGCGTGCTGGCCGCGGGCGCGGCCTACGCCCCCGTCGGCGTGGAACAGCCCGCCGTGCGCCGGCGACGCATCCACGCGGTGGCCGGCGCCTCCGCCGTACTCACCGACCGGGACCACGCCCACCTGTGCGAGGAGGTCTCCCCGGCCCCGGTGGTGCTCGTGGAGGACGCCTCGGCGCTCCCTCCCGCGCCGGTCGTCCGGCCGGACCCCGGCCTGGCCGCCTACGTGCTGTTCACGTCCGGCTCGACGGGGCGGCCCAAGGCCGTCGAGGTGTCGCACCGGGCGGTCGTCAACACCATTGAGGCGATGGAGGCGCAGCTCGGGCTCGGCCCGGCGGACCGCACGCTCGCCATCTCCGCGCTGGACTTCGACCTCGCCACCTGGGACGTCTTCACCCCGCTGTCCCTCGGCGGTCAGGTGGTGGCCGTAGGACAGGAACACCGCCGCGACGCCCACCACTGGGCGCGGCTGGTGCGCACGCACGGCGTGACGCTGGTCCAGTGCGTGCCCGCCCTGCTGGACCTGCTGATGGCCGCGGGGGAGGACGACGGCCTCGGGGACTCCCTGCGCATGGTGCTGCTCGGCGGCGACTGGATCGGGCTCGACCAGCCCCGCAGACTCCGCGCGCTCGTCCCCGGCTGCCGTTTCGTGGCGCTCGGCGGCATGACCGAGGCCGCCGTCCACTCCACGGTGTTCGAGGTGGAGGAGACCGACCCCGCCTGGAAGTCCGTCCCCTACGGCGTTCCGCTGCGCAACATGCGGGCCCGCGTCGTGGACGGACGCGGCCGCGACTGCCCCGATCTCGTCCCGGGCGAGCTGTGGATCGGCGGGCCCGGCGTGGCCAACGGCTACCGCGCGGACCCCGAACGCACGGCGGAGCGCTTCGTCGACCACGACGGCGAACGCTGGTACCGCAGCGGCGACCTGGCCCGCTACCGGCCCGACGGCGTGCTGGAGTTCCTCGGCCGCGCCGACCACCAGGTGAAGATCGGCGGCCACCGCATCGAACTGGGGGAGGTCGAGTCCGCGCTGGAGGACGACCCCGCCGTCCTGCACGCGGTCGCGACCGTCCTCGACACCCCCGTACGGCACCTCGCCGCGGCCGTGTCCGCCCCCGCCGGCGCACCGCACCCGGACGAGATACGCCTGCGGGCGGCGGAACGCCTCCCGGCCCACATGGTCCCCGAGCGCGTCCTCGTCCTGCGCGACCTGCCGCTGACCGCCAACGGCAAGCTCGACCGGACGGCCGTCCGGCAGGCGCTGACCGAGACCGCCGACCGGCCCGGACCCGCCACGTCGGCGCCGGCCGGCCCGGTGGAGACCGCCGTCGCGGCCGAATGGGTCGACCTGCTCGGCGTGGCCGAAGTGGGACGCGAGAGCGGCTTCTTCCTGCTGGGCGGCGACTCACTCGTCGCGACGCGCATGATCGGCCGGCTGCGCGCCGCGGGCTTCCCGGGCGCCCGCGTGGCCGACCTGTTCGCCCGCCCCGTACTCCGGCACTTCTGCGAGACGCTGCGCCCCGCCACGACCACCGACGAAGGGCCCGCCGCGGGCACCTCTCCCGTCCTCGTGCCCGATCCGGACCACGCGCACGAGCCGTTCCCGCTGACCGACGTCCAGGCCGCTTACCACACCGGCCGCGACGCCCGGTTCACCCTCGGCGGCGTAGGCACCTGGCACTACACGGAGTTCGACGGCACCGACGTCGACCTGGACCGGCTGGAGCGCGCCTGGAACATCCTGGTGCGACGGCACGGCATGCTCCGCGCCGTCGTCGAGGACGGACACCAGCGTGTCCTGCCCGACGTACCGCCGGTGCGCATACCCGTGCACGACGCCCGAGCCGGTGGCGCGGCCGAGGCCCTGGCCGGCCTGCGCGCCCGCCTGTCCCAGCAGGTCCGCGACCCCGCCCGCTGGCCGCTGTTCGCCATCGAGGCGGTGCGCCACCGGGCGGACGAAGACGCCGAGGAGAGGGGCGGCGAGACACGGACCCGGATCGGCATCGGCCTGGACTACCTCGTGCTCGACGCGCTCTCCATCACCACGCTCTACGCCGAACTGAACGCGCTCTACGCCGACCCGGAACACCGACTTCCCCCCGTCGACGTGTCGTTCCGCGACTACCTGACCCGCCTCCCGGCCGACCCCGAGTCGACCGCGCGGGCCCGCGCCCACTGGCAGGCCCGCCTGCCGGAGCTGCCGCCGCCGCCCGCCCTGCCCTTCGACCGGGACCCGGCGACGCTCGACGCCCCCGTCTTCACCCGGCGCCGGCTGAGCCTGCCCGCCGGGGACTGGCAGGCCGTCAAGCGGGAGGCCGCCCGGCACGGCCTCACCCCGTCCACCGTCCTGCTCGCCCTGTACGCGGAGGTCCTGGCGGCCTGGAGCGGGACCGACGCCGTGACCGTCACGCTCACCCTCTTCAACCGGCGTGACGTCCACCCCCACATCCACCGGGTACTGGGCGACTTCACCTCCCTGTCCCTCGCCGGCTACCGGCGCGAGGGCGCCGACTGGCCCGCGGCGGCCGCCCAGCTGCAACGCCGCCAGGCCGAGGACCTCGACCACGCCGACGTGCCGATCGACTGGCTGCTGCGGGAGTTCGGCCGGCGCACGGGCACGGTGGACGCCGCCGCACCCGTGGTGTTCACCAGCGCCATCGGCGTCGGGGACGCGACGCTCGCCGGACCGGGCACCGGACTCCCCCCGAAGGTCTGGGGCATCTCCCAGTCCCCGCAGGTCTGCCTGGACAACCAGGTCACCGAGGAGTCCGGGAACCTCGTCGTCACCTGGGACGCCGTCGAGGAACCGTTCGCCGAGGGCGTGCTGGACGCGATGTTCTCCGCGTACGAACGGCTGCTGCGGCACCTCGTGGACGGTGACTGGCAGGCACCGCTCCCCGACCTGGTGCCCGCCGCCCAGTACGAACGGCGGGAGGCCGCGGCACGGGAGGCCGCCCTGGAACCGGTGCCACCGCGCCCGCTGCACCAGATGTTCTTCACCCACGCGGCGGCCACCCCCGACCGCACCGCCCTCGTCACGACGGCGGGGCAGGAGGTGACCTACGGAGCCCTCGCCGCACAGGCGCTGCGCACCGCCGCCGCCCTCGCCGACGCCGGGGTGCGGCCCGGCGACCTGGTCGCGGTCACCCTGCCCAAGGGAACGAAACAGGTCGCGGCGGTCCTGGGCACGCTGGCGGCCGGCGCCGCCTACGTCCCCCTGAGCCTCCGACAGCCCGCCGCACGGCTGGAGCGGGTGCGTGCCACGGCCGGTTTCGACGTCGTCCTGGGCGCCTGGCCCGCCACGGACGGCACCGGCCCCCGCACCCTGTCCCCGGCCGACACGCAGGGCGGCGAGCCGCTGTCCACGCCGGTCGGAACGGCTCCCGACGCGCTCGCCTACGTGATCTTCACGTCGGGCTCCACCGGCGAGCCCAAGGGCGTCGAGATCACCCACGCCGCCGCCTGGAACACGGTCGCGGACATCAACGCCCGCCACGGCATCCGGGGCGACGACCGCGTATTCGCCCTGTCGGCACTGGACTTCGACCTGTCCGTGTACGACGTCTTCGGCCTGCTCGCCGCGGGCGGCTCCCTCCTGCTGCCCACCGAGGACCAACGCCGTGAACCGGCCCGCTGGCCGGACCTGCTGGACCGGTACGGCGTGACCGTCTGGAACACCGTCCCAGCCCTGCTCGACCTGCTGCTCGACGCCGACGGACAGGAGGGACGGGAAGGCCGCCGGATCGCGGGGCTGCGGACCGCCCTGGTCTCCGGCGACTGGATCGGCCTCGACCTGCCCGCCCGGCTGCGAGCACGGACCGGGCGGTCCTGCGCCTTCGTCGCCATGGGCGGAGCCACGGAAGCCGCCATCTGGTCCAACACCCTCACCGTCACGGAACCCGACCCCCGGTGGGTGTCCATCCCCTACGGACGCCCCCTGACCGGCCAGCACTACCGCGTGGTCGACCGGGACGGCCGCAACTGCCCCGACTGGGCGCCCGGCGAACTGTGGATCGGCGGCGCGGGACTGGCCCGCGGCTACCTGGCCGACCCGGCCCGCACCGCCGAGAAGTTCGTCGAACGGGACGGGCGGCGCTGGTACCGGACGGGAGACCTGGGCCGGTTCCGGGACGACGGACTGCTGGAGTTCCTCGGCCGGCTCGACAGCCAGCTGAAGATCGCCGGCCACCGCATCGAGGCCGGCGAGGTCGAGGCCGCGCTGGAGGCCCACCCGGCCGTCGCGCGCGCCGCCGCCCTGGCCGTGGGGGAGCGCACCGCCAGACGCCTGGTGGCGTTCGCCGTACCGCACGAACCACCGCCCGCCACCGACACCGGGACGGTCGAGAACCCCGGGCTCACCGAGGACCTCCTCGCCCTGCTGGCCGAGCGCGTACCGGTCTACGCCGTCCCGTCCCGCATCCTGGTGCTGCCCGCCCTGCCGCTCACCGCGAACGGCAAGGTCGACCGGGCCGCCCTGACCGCCCTCGCGGGACCCGAGGCGGTCTCCGCCGTCGCCGAGCCGCCACGGGGCGAGACCGAGACGGCCCTCGCCGCCCTCTGGCACGCATGCCTGCCGCACGGGTCGCCGGACCGCAACGCCAACTTCTTCACCGTCGGCGGCGACAGCCTCACCGCGCTGCGCCTGCTCACGGCGATCGAACGCCGCTTCGGGGCCACCGTGCCCGCCCGCCGCTTCTTCGCCGCACCGACCATCGCCGCGCTCGCCGCGGACATCACCCGAACGCTCGCGGCCCACGGGACCGCCTACGAGACCGGAGAGCTGTGA